One segment of Candidatus Melainabacteria bacterium DNA contains the following:
- a CDS encoding phosphoglycerate dehydrogenase, with protein sequence MQKVMVADEISSEGIDLLEQALTVNYDPKITPEELLEQIGEYDAILVRSRTKVTAEVIKRGTKLKVIGRAGVGVDNIDILAATEAGVLVINSPEGNTASAAEHTVAIMMSLARCVPAADQSLKAGKWERNKYIGCELFNKTLGVIGLGKVGGRVAQACQAMGMKVIVFDPFFSPERAAQLNIQSVSLEEIWKRADFITIHTPKTRETTGLISGAVLQRVKPGVRIINCSRGGIIDEAALAKAIKEGRVAGAALDVFENEPPKDSPLLELGDKVVLTPHLGASTVEAQFNVAIDLAEQMRDYLTTGLARSPVNLPFMRPEVLKSLGKYVWLAEAMGSIAGELSEGTVKEIEVIAYGGLAQKDTKPLAVAALRGMLLRRMESVTYVNAELIAKNNGIHVRESKGEQSGQFREELSIMISTDKGVSSLSGTVLPHDEPIITYINDHPINLTPQRYMLFTAHKDQPGMVAKVAGALGKFDVNISTMSVGRKGVRENSVMVMTLDDPIKPELVKDLTNIDGIHMAKFVSLLPASHLPS encoded by the coding sequence ATGCAGAAAGTAATGGTGGCAGACGAAATCAGCTCCGAAGGCATCGACCTTTTGGAACAGGCTCTGACTGTCAACTACGATCCTAAAATCACTCCGGAAGAGCTGCTGGAGCAAATAGGCGAGTACGATGCAATATTGGTTCGCAGCCGCACCAAAGTCACTGCTGAAGTAATCAAACGCGGCACGAAGCTGAAAGTTATTGGTCGCGCCGGAGTGGGTGTAGACAATATCGATATCCTCGCCGCCACCGAAGCTGGTGTGCTCGTCATCAACTCACCTGAAGGCAACACGGCCAGCGCTGCAGAGCACACTGTGGCAATCATGATGTCGCTGGCGCGCTGCGTGCCTGCTGCAGACCAATCTCTCAAAGCCGGTAAATGGGAACGCAACAAATACATTGGCTGCGAGCTCTTCAACAAAACTCTCGGTGTGATTGGGCTTGGCAAAGTGGGCGGACGTGTCGCTCAAGCCTGCCAGGCAATGGGCATGAAAGTCATCGTTTTCGATCCTTTCTTCAGCCCCGAACGCGCAGCTCAATTGAATATTCAGAGCGTATCACTGGAAGAAATATGGAAGCGTGCTGATTTTATCACCATCCATACTCCAAAAACACGCGAAACGACCGGCTTGATCAGTGGTGCCGTTCTGCAGCGAGTCAAACCAGGCGTGCGCATCATCAACTGCTCACGTGGCGGCATCATCGATGAAGCCGCACTGGCCAAAGCTATCAAAGAAGGACGCGTTGCAGGCGCTGCCCTCGACGTTTTCGAGAACGAACCACCCAAAGACTCTCCGCTTCTGGAACTTGGCGATAAGGTAGTTCTGACTCCGCACCTGGGCGCATCGACCGTTGAAGCACAGTTCAATGTGGCCATCGATCTGGCGGAGCAGATGCGAGATTACCTCACCACAGGTCTGGCAAGAAGCCCAGTCAATTTGCCGTTCATGCGTCCGGAAGTGCTCAAGAGCCTGGGCAAATACGTCTGGTTGGCCGAAGCGATGGGCTCCATTGCAGGCGAGTTGAGCGAAGGCACAGTCAAAGAAATCGAAGTAATTGCATACGGCGGGCTGGCCCAGAAAGACACCAAACCACTGGCGGTAGCGGCACTTCGCGGCATGCTTCTGCGCAGAATGGAAAGCGTTACCTATGTCAACGCCGAACTGATCGCGAAAAACAACGGTATCCACGTGCGGGAGAGCAAGGGCGAACAATCAGGTCAGTTCAGAGAAGAGCTTTCGATCATGATTTCAACCGACAAAGGCGTCTCTTCGCTATCTGGAACAGTGCTGCCGCATGACGAACCGATCATTACATACATCAACGACCATCCAATCAACCTGACGCCTCAGCGCTATATGCTCTTCACCGCGCACAAGGATCAACCAGGCATGGTAGCGAAGGTTGCGGGTGCTCTCGGGAAATTTGACGTCAACATCTCTACAATGAGTGTAGGACGCAAAGGCGTTCGGGAAAATTCGGTAATGGTAATGACTTTAGACGACCCAATCAAACCAGAACTCGTAAAAGATCTCACAAACATCGATGGAATCCACATGGCAAAGTTTGTGTCGCTGCTGCCGGCTTCACATCTTCCTTCCTAG
- a CDS encoding DUF3160 domain-containing protein: protein MSPKRAIAWLLTLAVSLPTVALAQSPIIDTQPMRLPPKEKPQVPLHKKELNLEDLFPHTEIPYAYPNPVDLQNMTVGGLSEKNTTTLGANLFIVVDNTKYNTIAELYRANRLKKKSNFVTVDALMHSFLAMRNGMLANMIEEHLLPELRALLAGMLKATSADYKEADDADVRADLEKNLAFLSVGLRLLDPGLPSPTMAGATAMADRELHNILSYQNRKSAIFGVEEDFSAYKPYGWYDSSRRLQNFFRAKQWLSRVGFPLSEGSAADGGGDSFRRSALLFRALDKSMAGEQAGLQVWQRINTMMAQLGAPITTEIKTLTPTDYREVFKSTGGDSRMSLQGLAEPFYRTKLLLSVRRQRPMQISSTSIFDIESSHPERATQAAFRLFPIIEVAELPWLKQRGHNFVQGGEVPAPPLALLVMHAHGITQATNVLGEMIWKLDPTLVNVIPDLMQSVKKQATRDVVWQVLGSYFKMPVEAVQGVLKTNFWMTRKLESGFGAWLDNQIALEPAVPQKNDEDSMGVNAAPEAQSNSAGAGALPGSVPRAGAGPAPHAAAGAALRTGAGAVANAVGTPPLKHYVEPAPEAFRNMRTELQRLNIQMSGLGYSAKKYQQRIQDLTQLLERLETIATREINGLSPSPADATFLGQIDLALEKFSPPTAGSLFLDTGNVNENEPRGSTASGATLALGHPAMLFIIFQSGRSLTVARGAMYSYHELPGGPIKPEHLERKMEFGFLSPPNWAEQFEVIQDQPAIGGN, encoded by the coding sequence ATGTCGCCGAAACGTGCCATAGCGTGGCTTCTAACTCTGGCGGTCAGTCTTCCGACTGTTGCGTTGGCACAGTCGCCGATAATTGATACTCAACCAATGCGGCTTCCTCCTAAAGAGAAGCCGCAGGTGCCTCTGCACAAAAAAGAGTTAAATTTGGAAGACTTGTTTCCGCACACGGAAATCCCCTATGCCTATCCCAACCCGGTCGATCTGCAGAATATGACCGTGGGCGGTCTGAGCGAAAAAAACACGACAACACTAGGTGCAAACCTCTTCATTGTCGTAGACAACACCAAATACAACACCATAGCTGAACTGTACCGCGCCAATCGGCTGAAGAAGAAAAGCAATTTCGTCACAGTGGACGCGCTCATGCACTCATTCCTTGCCATGCGAAACGGCATGCTGGCAAACATGATAGAAGAACATCTTCTGCCTGAATTGAGAGCTTTGCTGGCGGGTATGTTGAAGGCAACGTCGGCTGACTACAAGGAAGCAGATGATGCAGACGTTCGAGCGGACCTGGAAAAGAATCTGGCATTTTTGAGCGTCGGGCTACGACTGTTGGATCCGGGCTTACCATCACCAACGATGGCAGGAGCGACAGCCATGGCCGATCGCGAATTGCACAACATTCTCTCGTATCAAAACAGAAAATCTGCAATCTTTGGTGTCGAGGAAGACTTCTCAGCTTATAAGCCATACGGCTGGTACGACAGTTCTCGCAGACTGCAAAATTTCTTCCGGGCAAAACAGTGGCTATCGCGTGTCGGATTTCCCCTCTCTGAAGGATCAGCTGCAGACGGCGGTGGAGATTCATTCAGGCGCTCCGCCCTGCTCTTTCGGGCCCTCGACAAGAGTATGGCTGGAGAACAAGCGGGGTTGCAGGTCTGGCAACGAATCAATACGATGATGGCGCAACTTGGTGCTCCAATCACAACCGAAATTAAAACACTGACGCCGACAGACTATCGGGAAGTTTTCAAATCAACCGGCGGCGATTCAAGAATGTCTCTACAGGGTCTGGCTGAGCCTTTCTACCGAACCAAATTGCTGCTCTCGGTGAGACGACAACGACCGATGCAAATCTCATCCACATCTATTTTCGACATCGAATCGAGTCACCCTGAAAGAGCCACGCAAGCAGCCTTTAGACTTTTTCCGATCATAGAAGTAGCAGAGTTGCCCTGGTTAAAGCAGCGCGGACACAACTTCGTCCAGGGAGGAGAGGTGCCGGCACCACCTCTTGCACTGCTGGTTATGCACGCACACGGTATTACACAAGCCACAAATGTGCTCGGCGAAATGATATGGAAACTGGATCCGACACTGGTTAATGTGATACCAGATTTGATGCAATCAGTAAAAAAGCAGGCGACCCGCGACGTTGTCTGGCAAGTCCTCGGCTCATACTTTAAGATGCCGGTTGAAGCCGTGCAGGGCGTTTTGAAAACAAATTTCTGGATGACTCGAAAACTTGAAAGTGGCTTCGGCGCCTGGCTGGATAATCAGATTGCGCTGGAGCCGGCCGTGCCACAAAAAAATGACGAAGATAGTATGGGCGTAAATGCTGCTCCAGAGGCGCAGTCAAATAGCGCTGGTGCTGGCGCATTACCAGGTTCAGTCCCGCGTGCAGGTGCAGGTCCAGCCCCACATGCAGCTGCAGGTGCAGCCCTCCGTACAGGTGCAGGTGCAGTCGCAAATGCTGTTGGCACTCCACCGCTTAAGCATTATGTGGAGCCCGCACCGGAAGCCTTTCGTAATATGAGAACGGAACTACAACGACTGAATATCCAGATGAGCGGACTCGGTTATAGTGCAAAAAAATATCAACAACGCATCCAGGATCTGACTCAATTACTGGAAAGGCTGGAAACAATCGCAACGCGTGAAATCAACGGATTGAGCCCCTCACCGGCGGACGCAACCTTTCTGGGGCAAATTGATCTGGCTCTGGAAAAGTTCTCACCGCCGACAGCTGGAAGCCTATTTCTTGATACTGGAAACGTCAATGAAAATGAACCCAGAGGGAGCACTGCATCCGGTGCCACGTTGGCGCTGGGGCATCCTGCGATGCTGTTCATCATATTCCAGAGCGGTCGCTCGCTGACCGTAGCAAGAGGCGCCATGTACAGCTATCACGAGTTGCCCGGCGGTCCTATAAAACCGGAGCATTTAGAAAGAAAAATGGAATTTGGATTTTTATCGCCGCCCAACTGGGCCGAACAATTCGAAGTAATTCAGGATCAACCAGCAATTGGAGGAAACTAA
- a CDS encoding tetratricopeptide repeat protein, whose translation MNTIPGRAMKISPAFDGEITQRTKVPGPARVQMDRMAFQPDGPITKWEQDNFYKGEELPSESTGISKLAMQYLEQGRGEEAEKLFIQALQVSEQSLGAVDGSLERSLEELAWFYCNRGKYSQAEPLVRRLVEFRARNLAPNDSLLVRTIDQLASIYENGNAPLKAESIYRYLLKLQEEALRSDDLVISFTLKRLAECYVRQGAYPAAESIYLRALTIEEINFGAYGVEVSSTLQDLANVYQAQNRLDLAAFVLTRQLTILEGIHGPDGLSVASCLLKLGDLYTQMNRKDEGEPMYMRVLSIYENAYGKHTNTVQSLTRKIHQLYAPAQNHQKSPPQDFSVTVTNYRIPAQ comes from the coding sequence ATGAACACGATTCCTGGCCGAGCCATGAAAATAAGTCCTGCGTTCGATGGCGAAATCACGCAGCGAACGAAAGTACCTGGGCCTGCTCGCGTCCAGATGGACCGGATGGCGTTTCAGCCCGACGGACCGATCACTAAGTGGGAACAAGACAACTTCTACAAAGGCGAGGAACTGCCCTCTGAGAGCACCGGCATCTCAAAGCTGGCGATGCAGTATCTCGAACAGGGACGCGGAGAAGAAGCAGAAAAGCTCTTTATTCAAGCCTTGCAGGTGAGTGAGCAATCGCTCGGGGCTGTCGACGGAAGCCTCGAACGTAGCCTTGAAGAACTGGCATGGTTTTATTGCAATCGCGGCAAGTATTCACAGGCAGAACCGCTGGTGCGGCGTCTGGTCGAATTTCGCGCACGCAATCTGGCGCCAAACGACTCTTTGCTTGTTCGCACAATCGACCAACTGGCAAGCATTTACGAAAACGGCAACGCGCCACTGAAAGCCGAGTCGATATATCGCTATCTGCTCAAGTTGCAGGAAGAAGCTTTGCGCTCTGACGATTTAGTGATTTCGTTCACGCTCAAAAGACTGGCGGAGTGCTATGTTCGCCAGGGCGCATATCCCGCTGCTGAAAGCATTTACCTGCGCGCCCTGACCATTGAAGAAATAAATTTCGGTGCGTACGGCGTGGAAGTTAGCAGTACGCTGCAAGACCTGGCAAATGTCTATCAGGCACAAAACAGACTCGATTTAGCGGCATTTGTACTGACTCGCCAACTGACCATTCTCGAGGGCATTCATGGACCGGACGGGCTGAGCGTTGCTAGTTGCCTTCTCAAGCTTGGCGATCTCTACACTCAGATGAATCGCAAAGACGAAGGCGAGCCAATGTACATGCGAGTGTTATCCATTTACGAAAATGCGTATGGCAAACACACTAACACAGTGCAATCGCTGACACGCAAGATTCACCAACTTTATGCACCGGCACAGAATCATCAAAAGTCACCACCCCAAGATTTCTCTGTCACCGTGACCAACTATCGAATTCCAGCTCAATAG